The sequence below is a genomic window from Nocardia fluminea.
CCACTGAACGTACGTGCGACGGGATTGTGAACGCACCGCCACCTACTCCGACCTGGCATCCGATCACCCGGCTCGCCTTCCGGTTCAGTGTGGCCTACCTGGGGCTTTTCTGTTTGTGGATGGCTCAGATCACCTTCGTCTTCCTCGGTGTGATCGCGCTGCGGTTGCCCGAGGAGGCCATGCTCTGGCAGATCATGGCGCTCGATCCGGTGAGTAGCTGGCTCGGTGAGCACGTCTTCGGGGTCGAGGCCGAGCTGGCGATGAACGGCAGTGGTGATCAGGCGGCGATCTGGATTCAGTGTGGGCTGCTGTTCGTGGTCGCGGTGCTGATCACGGTGGTGTGGTCGGTGCTCGATCGGCGCAGGCGCGCGTACCCGCGACTGCTGAGCTGGCTTCTCACCGCGCTGCGGCTGTGTGTGGGCGGGCAGATGCTGTTCTACGGATTCGCCAAGCTCATTCCGACGCAGATGGCCGAACCCGCGCTGACGACGTTGCTCACCCGTGTCGGTGACCTGACACCGATGACGATGCTGTGGACCCAGGTCGGCTCCTCGCCGGCCTACGAGATCGCTTTGGGTGCGGCCGAAGTGCTGGCCGGGCTGCTGCTGTTCTGGCCGCGTACCGCGACGGTGGGTGCCATGCTGGGCGTGATCAGCATGGCGCAGGTGTTCCTGCTCAACCTGACTTTCGACGTGCCGGTGAAGATGCTGGCCGGTCACCTGCTGCTGATGGGGCTGGTGCTGCTCGCCCCGCAGGCGCGCAGGCTCGCGAATTTCCTCGTGCTGGAGCGTGATTCGGGACCGGCGGTGCAGCCGCCGTTGTTCGCCTCGGCGCGGGCGAATCGGTGGGCGGCGGTGGTGCAGGTCGTGGTGGGGCTGTGGATCACGGTGGGCATGGTCGACGCGGGAATGCAGAGCTGGCGCGAATACGGTGGTGGCGCACCGAAACCCGAGCTGTACGGCATCTGGGAGGTCCGCGAGTTCAGCGTCGACGCGGCTCCGATCCCGCCGCTCGGTACCGATCCGGTGCGCTGGCAACGGCTCGTGATCGACGTGGGCTCGGCGGGCTATCAGAAAATGGACGATACGGTCGTGCCGGTGTCGGCCACGACCGACCTCGCCGCGCACACGATGGCCCTCGCCGCGGCCCCCACCGGTCCGGATGAGCCGCCCGCGCCCTACGCGACATTCCTCATCGACCATCCCTCGCCCGACGCGCTGACCCTGCACGGCGAACTCGACGGCCGACCCACGACGATCACCCTCGAACGCCTCGATCTGGAGCGTTTCCCGTTGCGCGGCACGGGCTTCCGCTGGGTGCAGAATCAGCCGTACTTCAGCTGAGGTCCGGCCCGGTCACGCCGATGTCCTCGAACCAGAGGTCGGGGCGGTCGGCGATGAACTCGCTCATCATCGACACACACCGCGGATCGTCCAGCACGACCACTTTCACCCCGTGTTCGGCCAGCCAGTCGTGCCCGCCGTGGAAGGTCCGCGCCTCACCGATGATCACGGTGCCGATGCCGAACTGGCGCACCAAACCGCTGCAATACCAGCACGGCGAGAGGGTGGTGACCATGATCGTCGGGCGGTAGTCGCGGCGACGCCCCGCGGCGCGGAAGGCGTCGGTTTCGGCGTGCACGCTCGGATCGTCGTTCTGGACGCGGCGGTTGTGCCCGCGCCCGAGGACGGTGCCGTCGGCGTGGAAAAGGGCGGCGCCGATCGGGATGCCGCCTTCGGCCAGGCCTCGGCGAGCTTCGTCGTAGGCCACTTCGAGGAGTGCGTCCGGCGGGGTCATGGTCTCTACTGTGCTGGCTGCCGAGCGGGTCGGCAACGCGGGACACGCCGCGACCCGACTCGACGAACAGATCCCGACTGACGGCGGGTGCGTTCGGGCCGCACCGAGCCAGGAACTAGGCTGGGACACTGTGCCGAACACCGCTGACACCGCATCGACCCCGCCCGCAGGCGACCCGAACTACCTGGTCGGGCTCGATCTGCGTGGCCGCAGAGTAGTCGTGGTCGGCGGCGGAACCGTCGCCCAGCGCAGACTGGGCCTGCTCGTCGCCTCCGGTGCGGATGTGCACGTGATCAGCCGGGCGGTCACCCCGGCGGTGGAGGGCATGGCCACGGCGGGACAGATCGCCGTCGAACTGCGCGCCTACGCCGACGGCGACCTCGACGGTGCCTGGTACGCGATGGCCTGCACCGACGAGCCGGACACCAACGCCGCGGTGGTCGCCGAAGCGACCGCCAAGCGCATCTTCTGCGTGCGCGCCGACATCGCGCGCGACGGCACCGCGGTGACGCCCGCGACCGCCCGCTACGACGGACTGTCCCTCGGCGTGCTCGCCGGTGGCGAGCACCGCCGGTCGGCCGCGGTGCGCAACGGACTGCTCGAGGCGCTGCAATCGGGTGTGGTGACCGATGATTCGGAACCGGTGACCCCCGGGGTCGCGCTCGTCGGCGGCGGACCCGGCGACCCGGATCTGATCACCGTGCGCGGTCGCAGGCTGCTGGCCCGCGCCGACCTGGTCGTCGCCGACCGGCTCGCCCCGCCGGAACTGCTCGCCGAACTGGGCCCGCACGTCGAGGTGATCGACGCCGCGAAGATCCCGTACGGCCGGTCGATGGCCCAGGAGGCGATCAACCTCGCGCTCGTCGAAGGTTTCAAAGCGGGCAAGTTCGTGGTCCGGCTCAAGGGCGGCGACCCGTACGTGTTCGGCCGCGGCTACGAGGAACTCGAGGCGTGCACCGAGGCAGGCATCCCGGTGACGGTGGTGCCCGGCGTCACGAGCCCGATCTCGGTGCCCGGCGCGGCCGGCATTCCGGTGACCCATCGCGGCGTGACCCACGAGTTCGTGGTCGTGAGCGGACACGTCGCCCCCGATCATCCCGACTCGCTCGTCGACTGGTCGGCGCTGGCCAAGCTGCGCGGCACCATCGTGTTGATGATGGCCGTCGAGCGGATCGACAAGTTCGCCGCGGCCCTGCTCGCAGGCGGTCGCCCGAGCGATACCCCGGCCGCGGTCATCCAGGAGGGCACCCTGCGCACGCAGCGGGTGGTGCGCGCCGACCTCGCCACGGTCGCCGACCGGGTGAAGGAAGAGGGCATCCGCCCGCCCGCGATCATCGTCATCGGCCCCACGGCGGGCTTCGGCCTCGACTAGCTTCACCGACGGCGCGCCCACTCGTTGCCGGTAGGCCAATTACACTGCCTGACTGTGCTCGATAAACCCGCTGCGACGATGCAGTATCCGGTGAAGCAGCGGGCGTTCGGCCTGGCCATCCTCGTGCTGAGCGGTCTGCAGTTCATGGTGGTGCTCGACGGCACCGTCGTGATCTTCGCCCTGCCGCGCCTGCAGCAGGACATGGGGCTGTCCAGTTCGGGCAGCGCGTGGACGGTGACCGCCTACGGTCTCACCTTCGCCGGGCTGATGCTGCTCGGCGGCAGGCTGGGCGACGCGTTCGGCCGCAAACGCATGCTGATCTACGGCGTCGGCCTGTTCACCGCCGCCTCGCTGGCCTGTGGTCTGGCCACCGGTGAGGCGATGCTGCTGATCTCGCGCGCCTTCCAGGGCGCGGGCGCCGCGATCGCCGCACCGACCGCGTTCGCGCTGGTCGCCACGACGTTCGCCCCCGGTCCGGCGCGGAACCAGGCGATCGCGATCGTCGGCTCGATGGCGGGGATCGGTTCCGTCGGTGGTCTCATCGTGGGCGGTGCGCTGACCGAGGTGGGGTGGCGCTGGATCTTCCTGATCAACGTGCCGATCGGCGCGCTCATCGTGCTCGGCGCGGTCTACAAGCTCACCGACACCGCCCATCACCGCACTCCGCTCGACATCAGGGGCGCGATCCTCGGCACCCTGGCCTGCGCGACGATCGTGTTCGGCGCCACCGAGGGCCCGGCCATGGGCTGGACGAGCCCCCTGATCCTCGGTTCGCTGATCGGCGGTTTCGTCCTGTTGGTGATCTTCGTCTTCGCCGAGCGCCGCCAATCCGATCCGCTGCTGCCGTGGTCGCTGTTCGACAGCCGCGACCGGGTGGCCACTTTCGCCCTGATCTTCCTGGCCGGCGTGGTCCTCGGCGCGATGACGTTCTTCGTCGCCCAGCTGCTGCAGAACGTGCTCGGCTACAGCCCGCTGCTGGCCGGTGTCGCCTCGATTCCGTTCACCCTCGGCATCGGTGTCGGCGGCGCCGTGGCGTCCAAGGCGGCGCTGGTGATCGCGCCGCGCTGGTTGCTCGCCACCGCGGGTGTGGTGCTCGCGGTCGGCCTGTTCTTCGGGTCGACGCTGGACCGGCACGTGCATTACCTGCCGACGCTGCTGGCGCTGCTGCTGGTGATCGGTTTCGGCGTCGGGATGGCGATCGTGCTCGCGCCGCTGTGCGTGCTGGTGGGGGTTCCGCCGTCGAACATCGGCCCGCTCTCGGCGGTCGGCCAGATGTTCATGAGCTTGGCGACGCCGATCGCGATCGGTCTGCTCAGCCCGATCGCGGCCTCACGCACGCTGTCCCTCGGTGGCAGCGATACCCCGGGCGCGAACACGACTCCCGCACAGATCGATGCGCTCAACAGTGGCTACACCCTGGTGCTGTTCATCTGCGCGATCATCGCCGCCGTCGCCGCGCTCGTCGCGCTGACCGTGCGCTACACCCCGCAACAGCTGGTGCAGGCACAGCACGCGCAGGAAGAGGCCCAGCGGAGCTGACTCCGCCGGGCCCGCTGATCAGAAGCGGCCGGTGACCTTGGTCGGGGTGACGCGGATGACGACGCGTTC
It includes:
- a CDS encoding DoxX family protein, with protein sequence MAQITFVFLGVIALRLPEEAMLWQIMALDPVSSWLGEHVFGVEAELAMNGSGDQAAIWIQCGLLFVVAVLITVVWSVLDRRRRAYPRLLSWLLTALRLCVGGQMLFYGFAKLIPTQMAEPALTTLLTRVGDLTPMTMLWTQVGSSPAYEIALGAAEVLAGLLLFWPRTATVGAMLGVISMAQVFLLNLTFDVPVKMLAGHLLLMGLVLLAPQARRLANFLVLERDSGPAVQPPLFASARANRWAAVVQVVVGLWITVGMVDAGMQSWREYGGGAPKPELYGIWEVREFSVDAAPIPPLGTDPVRWQRLVIDVGSAGYQKMDDTVVPVSATTDLAAHTMALAAAPTGPDEPPAPYATFLIDHPSPDALTLHGELDGRPTTITLERLDLERFPLRGTGFRWVQNQPYFS
- a CDS encoding nucleoside deaminase translates to MTPPDALLEVAYDEARRGLAEGGIPIGAALFHADGTVLGRGHNRRVQNDDPSVHAETDAFRAAGRRRDYRPTIMVTTLSPCWYCSGLVRQFGIGTVIIGEARTFHGGHDWLAEHGVKVVVLDDPRCVSMMSEFIADRPDLWFEDIGVTGPDLS
- the cobA gene encoding uroporphyrinogen-III C-methyltransferase translates to MPNTADTASTPPAGDPNYLVGLDLRGRRVVVVGGGTVAQRRLGLLVASGADVHVISRAVTPAVEGMATAGQIAVELRAYADGDLDGAWYAMACTDEPDTNAAVVAEATAKRIFCVRADIARDGTAVTPATARYDGLSLGVLAGGEHRRSAAVRNGLLEALQSGVVTDDSEPVTPGVALVGGGPGDPDLITVRGRRLLARADLVVADRLAPPELLAELGPHVEVIDAAKIPYGRSMAQEAINLALVEGFKAGKFVVRLKGGDPYVFGRGYEELEACTEAGIPVTVVPGVTSPISVPGAAGIPVTHRGVTHEFVVVSGHVAPDHPDSLVDWSALAKLRGTIVLMMAVERIDKFAAALLAGGRPSDTPAAVIQEGTLRTQRVVRADLATVADRVKEEGIRPPAIIVIGPTAGFGLD
- a CDS encoding MFS transporter, with translation MQYPVKQRAFGLAILVLSGLQFMVVLDGTVVIFALPRLQQDMGLSSSGSAWTVTAYGLTFAGLMLLGGRLGDAFGRKRMLIYGVGLFTAASLACGLATGEAMLLISRAFQGAGAAIAAPTAFALVATTFAPGPARNQAIAIVGSMAGIGSVGGLIVGGALTEVGWRWIFLINVPIGALIVLGAVYKLTDTAHHRTPLDIRGAILGTLACATIVFGATEGPAMGWTSPLILGSLIGGFVLLVIFVFAERRQSDPLLPWSLFDSRDRVATFALIFLAGVVLGAMTFFVAQLLQNVLGYSPLLAGVASIPFTLGIGVGGAVASKAALVIAPRWLLATAGVVLAVGLFFGSTLDRHVHYLPTLLALLLVIGFGVGMAIVLAPLCVLVGVPPSNIGPLSAVGQMFMSLATPIAIGLLSPIAASRTLSLGGSDTPGANTTPAQIDALNSGYTLVLFICAIIAAVAALVALTVRYTPQQLVQAQHAQEEAQRS